A single window of Culicoides brevitarsis isolate CSIRO-B50_1 chromosome 3, AGI_CSIRO_Cbre_v1, whole genome shotgun sequence DNA harbors:
- the LOC134833699 gene encoding uncharacterized protein LOC134833699 gives MRIFYYIFYCFSSLTATIALECYKCQSDIDAGCAFATLNHVRQWDIEICSECAVWIKNRVTFRGCKPNSEVDQVEGCRLNSCNDMIFPRNRLQCYQCGGRDCIFPNKTYSPLPCENFVSNDQCYTIVTDLNVTKNYVKNIFPFKTFRGCMSDDENSAGMQKCRENRRFCVKSRTNAYPAYTNLACIQCQDNTTTAYPKNCFNQTETMPCKSIVGRVPAKCYTRFDGDFVTRGCYDENVARECNQAGRQCHVCQRAGCNGKMYRATKCRKCDSRNDTRCIDDAFTYDYGFCMTANAKEKLACYRWEEAFCGILVVDGTKIVQRGCWHTIKDAAMKQECMLNTTRCKICDGENCNKKLHFQRCLICDSRIDDNCSTLKSSETIPTQVCDDYMDECHASIEYDPNTKTNYTTRGCLSQTKKSSCTPPYCLSCPENSCNSFPVPSSRIKCHHCDERSDPSCASDLKRNIKYLHYCSNYIPHDEQCVAFVDETTQKLVRGCKSDKNIAEKCATLGEKCHRCSHEMCNKLPKYAKPGIFCIKCRGDGLTSACAAEYPIGDSVICRSDVMLGDSEKCFIAISRANVVQRGCLIDNRRSINRNDVKKWHECDASGCNRENVQLLP, from the exons atgagaatattttattacatcttCTACTGTTTTTCATCGTtaacag CTACAATCGCTCTCGAGTGTTATAAATGCCAATCTGACATCGACGCTGGATGTGCTTTTGCTACTTTGAACCACGTTCGTCAATGGGATATCGAAATTTGTTCCGAATGTGCAGTTTGGATAA agaatcgAGTGACTTTTCGTGGATGCAAGCCTAATTCTGAAGTTGACCAAGTCGAAGGATGTCGCTTAAATTCCTGTAATGACATGATTTTTCCGCGAAATCGACTTCAATGTTACCAATGCGGCGGTAGAGACTGCATTTTCCCCAATAAAACTTATTCGCCGCTGCCTTGTGAGAATTTTGTGTCAAACGATCAGTGTTACACGATTGTTACAG atttaaatgTCACCAAAAATTACGTGAAGAACATTTTTCCCTTCAAAACGTTCCGTGGTTGCATGTCAGACGACGAAAATTCCGCCGGAATGCAGAAATGTCGTGAAAATCGTCGATTTTGTGTCAAATCTCGCACAAACGCGTACCCGGCATACACAAATCTCGCCTGCATTCAATGTCAAGACAACACAACGACAGCGTACCCGAAGAATTGTTTCAACCAAACGGAGACAATGCCATGCAAATCCATTGTGGGTCGTGTGCCAGCGAAATGTTACACGCGCTTCGATGGCGATTTCGTGACGCGTGGCTGCTACGATGAAAATGTCGCGCGCGAATGCAACCAAGCCGGAAGGCAATGTCATGTGTGTCAACGGGCGGGATGTAATGGCAAAATGTATCGTGCGACGAAATGCAGGAAATGTGATTCGAGGAACGACACGAGATGCATTGACGATGCGTTCACGTATGATTATGGGTTTTGCATGACCGCAAATGCTAAAGAGAAATTGGCTTGTTATCGATGGGAAGAAG CTTTTTGTGGGATTTTAGTTGTAGATGGCACGAAAATTGTGCAAAGAGGATGCTGGCATACGATTAAGGATGCGGCGATGAAACAAGAATGCATGTTGAATACGACGCGATGTAAAATTTGTGATGGGGAGAATTGTAATAAGAAAC ttcattttcaGCGATGCCTTATTTGCGATTCCCGTATTGATGACAACTGTTCGACGCTTAAATCTTCAGAAACAATCCCAACTCAAGTTTGCGACGATTACATGGATGAATGTCACGCCTCTATCGAATACGATCCAAACACAAAAACCAACTACACAACCCGTGGATGTCTTTCTCAaaccaaaaaatcatcttgTACCCCTCCTTATTGCCTTTCCTGCCCCGAAAACTCTTGCAACTCATTTCCTGTTCCCTCATCTCGCATCAAGTGTCATCATTGCGACGAACGAAGCGATCCTTCTTGTGCCTCAGACCTCAAACGAAAcatcaaatatttgcattatTGCTCCAATTACATCCCGCACGACGAACAATGCGTCGCCTTTGTCGACGAAACAACGCAAAAACTCGTTCGAGGAtgcaaaagtgacaaaaatatcGCCGAAAAATGCGCAACTTTGGGTGAAAAGTGTCACCGATGCTCGCACGAAATGTGTAACAAACTGCCAAAATACGCGAAACCGGgaattttttgcatcaaatgtCGCGGTGATGGATTGACAAGTGCCTGTGCCGCTGAATATCCCATCGGGGACTCGGTGATTTGTCGCTCGGATGTGATGCTGGGCGACAGTGAAAAATGCTTCATTGCCATTTCGCGAGCGAATGTCGTGCAACGTGGATGTCTCATCGATAATCGCAGGTCCATTAACCGGAATGACGTGAAAAAATGGCATGAATGCGATGCGAGCGGATGCAATCGAGAAAATGTTCAACTTTTGCCATAA